A stretch of DNA from Streptomyces xanthii:
GCGTAGTACACGGCGAGCAGCCGCCGCGCCGAGAACCGGTCCGTGAACCAGCCGGAGGCGATCGTGCCGACGACGTCGAAGACTCCGATGACGGCGAGCAGCGAGGCCGCGGCGGTGACCGGCATGTGGTGGTCGTGCGCGGCGGGCACGAAGTGCGTCTTGACGAGCCCGTTCGTGGAGGCGCCGCAGATCGCGAAGGTCCCGGCGAGGAGCCAGAAGGGCCCGGTGCGCGCGGCCCGCGCGAGCACTCCGACCGCCCGCCGCGCGGCCCCCCGCACGGGCTCCGGCTTCGGCACGAACGCCTCGGCCCCGTACGGCTTCACGCCCACGTCGGCGGGATGGTCCCGCAGGAGCAGCCACACGAAGGGGACGACGGCGAGCGCGGCGAGCGCGACGGTGACGGCGGCCGGGCGCCAGTCGTGCCGGGTGACGATCCAGGAGAGGAGGGGCAGGAAGACGAGCTGCCCGGAGGCTCCGGCGGCGGTGAGGATGCCCGTGACGAGGCCCCGCCGGGCGACGAACCAGCGGTTGGTGACGGTCGCCGCGAAGGCGAGCGCCATCGAGCCGCTGCCGAGGCCGACCAGGACACCCCAGCACAGGACGAGTTGCCAGGCGGCGGTCATCCACACGGTGAGCAGGGATCCGGCCGCGATGACGGTGAGCGCCACCGCGACGACCCTGCGGATGCCGAAGCGGTCCATGAGCGCGGCGGCGAACGGCGCCGTGATCCCGTAGAGGGCGAGGTTCACGGACACGGCGAAGCCGATCGTGCCGCGGGACCAGCCGAACTCCGCGTGGAGCGGCTCGATGAGCAGTCCGGGCAGGGAGGCGAAGGCGGCGGCGCCGATGATCGTCACGAAGGTGACCGCGGCCACGGCCCAGGCCCAGAAGGGCGCGCTGCCGCCCCCGGAGGCGGCCCTGCCGGGGGCCGCGGAGTTCTGCGTTGTCGTCGTCACGGGGAAGAGCCTGCGGCAGCGCGCCCCGCCGATCGAGTGGCCCGAATGCCATCCTTCGCTAGGATCGGGCCATGACCGCTGACCGGCACCGTGTCGTCGTCCTGGCCCTCGACGGGGTCATCCCGTTCGAGCTGGGCATCCCGCAGCGCATCTTCGGCCGCGCCCGCACCGCCGCGGGCGAGCCCTTGTACGAGGTCCTGACCTGCGGCGTCCGCGGGCCGGGCCCGGTGATGACGGACGCCGACTTCGCGATCCTCGTGGAGCACGGGCCGCAGGCGCTGGCCTCGGCGGACACGGTGATCGTCCCCGCCTCGTACGAGCTGGGTCCGGTCTACGAGGAGGGGCGGCTCACGCCCGAGCTGTCCGCGGCCCTCGCCCATGTGCGGCCCGGCACGCGCATGGTGTCGATCTGCACCGGCAGTTGGGTGCTCGCGGCGGCGGGGCTGCTCGACGGCCGGCCGGCGACGACGCACTGGGCGGACGCGGAGGCGTTCCAGCGGATGTTCCCGGCGGTGCGGGTGGACGCCGACGTGCTGTTCGTCGACGACGGCGACGTGCTGACCTCGGCGGGGGTCGCCGCGGGCATCGACCTGTGCCTGCATCTGGTGCGCCGCGACCACGGCGCGGCCGTCGCCAACGACGTGGCCCGCCGCACCGTCGTGCCGCCGCACCGCGACGGCGGCCAGGCCCAGTACGTGCACCGGCCGGTGCCCGAGCCGGGCCTCGCCTCCACGACCGCCGCGCGCGCCTGGGCACTGGCCCGGCTGCACGAGCCGATCCAGCTGCGGGACATGGCGGAGCAGGAGTCGATGTCGGTGCGCACGTTCACCCGGCGCTTCCGCGAGGAGGTCGGGGTGAGTCCCGGCCAGTGGCTGACCGGGCAGCGTGTCGAGCGGGCCCGGCATCTGCTGGAGACCTCGGACCTGGGCATCGACCAGGTCGCCCGGGAGTCGGGCTTCGGCACGGCCCAGTCGATGCGCCAGCATCTGCAGGCCGCGCTCGGCGTGACCCCGACCGCGTACCGCCGCACCTTCCACCGCTCGGCGGAGAGGGGCGGCGGCGGTCACCTCCTGGGGCGGTAGTCCCCGATGTTCGGCATCGTGTTGTGCTGCGCGAGCGCGTTGTACTGGTACTTGTCGCCGACCGCCCGAACGCGGCTGTCCTGCTCGATGCGCAGGCCCTCCGCGGTCTCCGTGACGCTGCTGCGCCGCAGGATCTTCCAGACCAGCAGGCCCGCCACGAGGCCGAGCACTGCGAACAGGATCAGGACCGTCACCATCGCGCACCCCCGTCTCCAGGGGCGGGCCCCCGGCCCGCCAACCGTCCTTTCACGATAGGCGAGCGGCCCCGGGCGCGGAAGGCGGTTCCGGCCGCCCGGGGTTCGGGATCAGAAGGTCAGAACGCCGCGTGCGACGCGGCCCGCCTCGGCGTCCTCGACCGCCTTGGCGAAGTCCTCGACGGGGTAGGTGCGGGTCACCAACTCGTCGAGCAGCAGCCGCCCTTCGGCGTACAGGTCCGCGTAGAGGCGGATGTCGCGCTGGGGGCGCGAGGAGCCGTAGCGGCAGCCGAGGACCGACTTGTCGAGGAACAGCTGGGCGGGCACGAAGGTGGCCTCGGCGTCGGCGGCCGGCATGCCGAGGAGGACGGCCTGGCCGTGCCGGTCGAGGAGGTCGATCGCGGCCCGGATCAGCGCGACGTGGCCCACGCACTCGAAGACGTGGTCGGCCCCGTCGGGCAGCACGTCCCGCACCTTCGCCAGGTCGGTGAGGAACTCGGTCGCCCCGAACTGCCGGGCCACCTCCTCCTTCGCCGGGTTGGTGTCCACGGCCACGATCTTCAGCGCGCCCGCGATCCGGGCCCCTTGGAGGACGTTGAGGCCGACGCCGCCGGTGCCGATGACGACGACGGAGTCGCCGCGGTCGACCCGGGCCCGGTTGAGGACGGCGCCGACGCCGGTGAGGACGCCGCAGCCGATGAGCGCGGCCGAGGTCAGCGGTATCTCCTCGGGGATCTTCACCGCCTGCACGGCCTTGACGACGGTCCGTTCGGCGAAGGCCGAGTTCGACGCGAACTGGAACAGCTTCCTGTCCCCGCGCGAGAACGGCTTGCCGGGCATGCCGATCGCCTTGCGGCACATCGTGGGCCGGCCCCGGTCGCACTCGGCGCAGGCCCCGCAGTTGGCGAGCGTGGACAGCGACACGTGGTCGCCGGGCTCCACGTGCGTGACCCCGGCCCCGACCGCCTCCACGACGCCCGCGCCCTCGTGACCGAGCACGACCGGCCTCGGGAACGGGATGGTCCCGTCGATCACCGACAGGTCGCTGTGGCACAGCCCCGCCGCCGCGACCTTGACGAGCACCTCCCCCGGCCCCGGGTCGCGGACCTCCAAGTCGTCGACCACCAGGGCCTGTTCGCCGTCGAACACCACACCTCGCATGACGCCTCCCTAGGGCCTTTCCTTCGGTAGCCCGAGCACGCGCTCGGCGATGATGTTGCGCTGGATCTCGTCGGAGCCGCCGTAGATGGTGTCGGCCCGGGTGAACAGGAACAGGCGCTGCTGCGCGTCGAGCTCGTAGGGCCGCTCAGGCGACCAGTCGGCGGGCCCGACGGCCGCCGCGGGCCCGCGCACGCGCAGCGCGAGCTCGCCGAGCCGCTGGTGCCAGCCGCCCCACAGCAGTTTGGCGGCACTGGGAGCGCCGGCGGCCCCGGCGTCGTCGGCGCCGCCGAGGGTGCGCAGCGCGTGCCAGCGCATGGTGCGCAGTTCGGCCCACAGCCGTACGAGCCGCTCGGCGAGCACCGGGTCGTCGACCGCGCCGGACTTCACCGCGGTCCGGGTCACCTCGCGCAGCTCCTCGGCGAAGCCGATCTGCTGGGCGAGCGTGGACACCCCGCGCTCGAAGCCGAGCAGCCCCATGGCGACCCGCCAGCCGCCGCCCTCCTCGCCGACGAGGTCCTCGGCGAGCGCCCCGTCGAAGAAGACCTCGTTGAACTCGCTGGTGCCGGTCAGCTGCCGGATCGGCCGTACGTCGATGTGTCCCGGCTGGTCCATGGGGACGAGCAGGAACGACAGGCCGTGGTGGCGGCGCGAGCCCGGCTCGGTGCGGGCGAGCACGAAGCACCAGTCGGCCTCGTGCGCGAGCGAGGTCCACACCTTCTGCCCGGTGACGCGCCAGCGTCCGTCCCCGTCCCGCACCGCGGAGGTGCGCAGTGAGGCGAGGTCGGAACCGGCGCCCGGCTCGCTGTAGCCCTGGCACCACAGCTCCTCGCCGCGCGCGATCGGCGGCAGGTACCGGCGGCGCTGCTCCTCGGTGCCGTACGCGAGGAGGGTGGGGGCCAGGAGGTTCTCGCCGATGTGGCCGTAGCGGCCCGGCGCCCGGACCCGCGCGTACTCCTCCGCCCACACGACCTGCTCGGTCAGGGAGGCGACCCGGTTGCCGTACCCGGGCTCGCTCCAGCCGAGACCGATCCAGCCGCCCTCGCCCAACTCGCGTTCCCAGGCCCGCCGTTCGGCGCCGCCCTCGTGCTCACTGCCCGGACCGCCGCGTCCCACGGCGGCCGTGAACCGGCCGACGAGATGCTCCTCCAGCCAGCCGCGCGCCTCCCGCCGGAAGGCCTCGTCCCCGTCCCCGAACCCGAACTCCACGCCGTCACCGCCTCCTCACGAGGGTGGGTCTACTGGTTGGGCCGTTCCTTGGCCGCCGCCGCCCGCGCCATCTCCTCGAGCTTGGCGAGCATCGGCATGGGGTCGGTGCCGACGGTCCCGGGCAGGAAGTCGGCGATCTTCTCGGGCGTCCACGGCCCGTCCGCGTATCCGGCACGCAGCTCGCGCGGCTGGGCCCACACGGCGATCTTCGGCCCGGCGACGGTGTAGACCTGCCCGGTGATCTTCTCCTCGCGGGCCCGCTCGCTGAGCAGGTAGACGACGAGCGCGGCCACGTCCTCGGGCTCGCCGATCTCCTTGAGCTCCATCGGCACGTTGGCCGACATGCGGGTACGGGCGACGGGGGCGACGGCGTTCGCGGTGACCCCGTACTTGTTGAGGCCGAGGGCGGCGCTGCGCACGAGCGAGATGATGCCGCCCTTGGCCGCGCTGTAGTTGGCCTGGGCGACGGAGCCCTGGTGGTTGCCGCTGGTGAAGCCGATGAGGGTGCCGGTCCCCTGCTTGCGCATGACCGCCGACGCGGCCCGGAAGACGGTGAAGGTGCCCTTCAGGTGGGTGGCGACGACCGGGTCCCACTCCTGCTCGGACATGTTGAACAGCATCCGCTCGCGCAGGATCCCGGCCACGCACACGACCCCGTCGAGCCGCCCGTACTCCTCGATCGCCACGTCGACGATCCGCTGCCCGCCCGCCATGGTGGACACGTCGTCGGCGACGGCTACGGCGCTGCCGCCGGCCGCCTCTATCTCCTTGACCACTCCGAGCGCCACCTCGGAGGTGGGTTCACCGCCCTCGATGGACACCCCGTAGTCGTTGACGATCACCTTGGCGCCCTGCTCGGCGCAGGCGAGGGCGACGGCCCTCCCGATGCCCCGGCCCGCTCCGGTGACGGCCACGACCTTGCCAGCCAAGAAGTTCCCCACGCCCGGCCCCTTCCCGCAGTTTCTGACGACCCGTTAGATTTCCTTCGGTTCGGATTCTACGACCCGTCAGATACCGGAACACAAGACCCGGGAGGCCCCGATGCCGCTGCCCGCCGAGTTCCACGACATCGCCAAACGCGTGAACAACTGGGGGCGTTGGGGGGAGGCCGACGAGATCGGCACCCTGAACCTCGTCACCGACGAGGTGGTCCGCGCGGCCGCCGCCGAGGTCCGTACGGGGCGCCGGGTGCCGCTCGCACTGCCCCTCAAGGAGGACGGCGTGCAGTCGGGGCTCATCCCCGGGCGCATCAACCCGTTCCACACGATGGTGCAGATCAACCACGAGATCTTCGGCCCCGAGACCGTCGCCACCAGCGACGACGCGGTGACCATGGGCCTCCAGGCGGCCACCCACTGGGACGCCCTCACCCACGTCTCGCACTCGGGCCGCATCTACAACGGCCGCCCCGCCGGCAGCATCACGGCGCACCACGGCTCCGAGTTCAGCGGCATCGACAAGATCCCGCACATCGTCTCGCGCGGCGTGCTGCTCGACGTCGCGGCGGCGAAGGGGGTCGACCGGCTGCCCGGCGACCACGCGGTCACCCCGCAGGACCTCGACGAGGCGGCCGAGTTCGGGCGGGTCACGGTGCGTTCCGGTGACATCGTCCTGGTCCGCACCGGCCAGATCCAGGTGTACCTGGCCGGTGACAAGCACGGGTACGGGTATCCGTCACCGGGGCTGTCCGTCCACACCCCCGAGTGGTTCCACGCGCGTGACGTGGCGGCCGTCGCCAACGACACCCTGACCTTCGAGATCTTCCCCCCGGAGATCGAGAACCTCTGGCTCCCCGTCCATGCCCTCGACCTGGTCGAGATGGGCATGCTCCAGGGTCAGAACTGGAATCTGGAATCCCTGTCCACAGCCTGTGGAGAAGTGGGCCGCCACTCCTTCCTCCTGACCGCCATGCCGGAACCCTTCCAGGGCGCTACCGGCACCCCGGTGGCCCCCGTGGCCGTCTTCTAGAGCCCGGCGCCCACTCCCCCCAGGGGCTCCGCCCCGGCCCCGCTCCTCAAACGCCGGAGGGGCTGATCTTCGACTCTCCCGCCGTCGTGGCTGGTCGCGCAGTTCCCCGCGCCCCTGGAGATGCGCACTTCGTGCGCCATCTCCATCGGGCGCTCACCCGTCGGGGAAATGCGACCCGAAGGGTCTGCATTTCAGGGGCGCGGGGAACTGCGCGACCAGCCCCCACGCACCCGCACTCGGCAACGAACCGCACCGGGCAGACGAAACCCCGCCCCCACCCTCAGGCGGACGCCCCCACCACGGTCCCGCCCCCCAAAGACGCCCCGGCGACCGGCACCCGTTCAAGCTCCACCCAGATCGACTTGCCGGCCCCCTCGGGCCGCCACCCCCAGCGATCCGCCAGCACGTCCACCAGCTCCAGGCCCCGCCCGTTCGTCTCGGACCCCTCCGCATGCCGCGGCGCCGGCGGCCGCGAACTGACGTCGGCCACCTCCACCCGCACCACACCCGTGCCGTCCGCGCCCGCCGGAAGGGCGAGCCGGAGCACGGCGGGGCGCCCCGTGTGCACCACCGCGTTCGTCACGAGCTCGGACACGAGCAGGATCAGCGTCTCGGCCACCGGCTCATCGGCTTCTATCCCCGACCCGGCGAGCCGTGAACGCGCCCACCTGCGGGCCCGACCCACTTCCGCGGGGTCGGCCCCGACCTCCAGCTGAACCTGAAGCACCTGCACCGCTCACACCATCCGAATCCGGCGGGACCGTTGGAGTTCTGCCTCGCGCCACTGACCACACTGGCCACTGAGCGGGATCACGGACCGTGATCCCCGTACGACACAGCATGGTTGACGTACAGTCACCCCAACAAGCGCTTCGGGCATATTCCAGCGCGAAGGAGTACGCGTGCGGCATACTGTGCGACGCGTCTCGCAGGGGGTCGAACAGGCGGGCACGCGACTCCGCCCTGCACCGCGAACGGCGGGCAACCCAGGGCCCGGAGCCACCTCACCGGCGACACCGGCACAGACGCCCGGGTTCAGCACCACTCGCATCTGCCACAAGGTACCGGAGCCGGGGGCCGACTCCATGCCGTGACGAGCCCCGCGAAGGACACAACCCGATATCGGACGCGCCGTCACTCTCCGTACGGCACAGGCCCTGACGCCAGAGCCTGACGCACCGCCCCGCTCCCCGCCCCGGCCGCCCTCGTCACAGCGCGGCCGCCAGCACCTCCTCCGCGTCCCGCGGGCTCCCGGCGAGCCCGGCGCGCACCCATGCCCGCTTCAGATGCAGATGGACGTCGGCCTCCCAGGTGAAGCCCATGCCACCGTGCACTTGGAGGCAGTCCCGGGCGCCCCGCACCGCTGCCTCGTCGGCGAGCAGCCGGGCCGCCGCGACCTCGACGGGGTCCCGGGTGACGGCCGCCGCGTACACGGCGGCCCGCGCCACCTCGACCCGCACGAGCAGGTCCGCGCACAGGTGCTTGACGGCCTGGAACGCGCCGATCGGCTGCCCGAACTGCTCGCGCTGCCGGGCGTGCCCGACCGCCATCTCCAGGGTGCGGCCCGCCGAGCCGAGCTGCTCGGCCGCGTACAGGAGCGTCGCCTCCTGCGGTACGGGCGCCTCGGCGGGGACGCGGTGCAGCGGGGTGAGCGGGTCCACGGACTCCGTCGCCAGGGCCCCGGCCACGTCCCCGCGTACGACGTCCGCCGCGTCGGCCCAGGGCAGCAGCGCCCCGTACGGGCAGGTCACGACGGTCTCGCCGGTCACGGCGCCCGGCACCTCACCGGCCGCGAGGAACGTGGCGACGAGAGGGCCCGGCACGAGCGCCCGGCCCAGCTCCTCGAACACCACGACGGCCTCGGGCAGGCCGAGTCCGACGCCGCCCGCGTCCTCGGGCAGGCACAGGCCGAAGAGCCCGGCCCCCGCGAGTTCCGCCCACAGGTCACGGTCGAGCTCGCCCGGCCGGTCCACGGCGGCGCGCAGCGCGTCCCGCCCGAACCGCCCGTCGAGCAGCTCGCGGATGCCCGTACGCAACGCCCTTTGTTCTTCGGTCAGTTGGAAGTGCACGCCTACCGTCCTCCCTTGGGCAGTCCGAGGATGCGCTCGGCCACGATGTTGCGCTGGATCTGCGAGGTGCCGGCGGCGATCGTGTACGACAGCGAGGACAGCCGGTCGAAGGTCCACTCCTGGCCTGCGTCGAGAGCGGCGGGCCCGAGCACGTCGGCGGCGGTGTCGAAGAGCTTCTGGCGCGCGTGCGAGTACCGCAGCTTGAAGACGGAGCCGCCGACGCCGGGCACCCCGCCGGTGGCCTGCGCCTCGCTGACGTTCCACTGCGTGAGCCGCCACAGGGCGCTGAACTCGGCGTTCAGCAGGGCCAGTTCGCGGCGCAGGACGGCGTCGTCCCAGCGCCCCGACTTGCGGGCGTGCGCGGCGAGTTCGCCGAGGACGCGGCGGCAGGCGACGACCTCCCCGACGAAGGCGGTGCCGCGCTCGAAGGACAGGGTCACCATGGTGACGCGCCAGCCGTCGTTCTCCTCGCCGACCCGGTTGCCGACCGGGATCCGTACGTCGTCGAGGAACATCTCGGCGAACTCGGTGGACCCGGCGAGCGTGCGCAGCGGCCGCACCGTGATGCCGGGCGCGTCCATCGGCATGGCGAGCCAGGTGATGCCCCGGTGCTTGGGGGCGTCCGGGTCGGTGCGCACGAGCAGCTCGCACCAGTCGGCGACCTCGGCGTGCGAGGTCCATATCTTGGAGCCGCTGACGACGTAGTGGTCGCCCTCGCGGCGGGCGCGGGTGCGCAGCGCGGCCAGGTCGGAGCCGGCGTCGGGCTCGCTGAAGCCCTGGCACCAGACCTCGTCGCCGCGCAGCACGGGCTGCAGCCAGCGTTCCTTCTGCGCGTCGGTGCCCTCGGCGGCGATGGTCGGCCCGGCGTGCAGCAGCCCGACGAAGTTGGCGCCGACGTACGGGGCGCCCGCCTTCTCGGTCTCCTCCAGGAAGATCAGCCGGGTGGTCGGGGAGGCGCCCCAGTGCACGTCCCCGTACCCGGCGTCGTGCAGGCGCCGCTGCCAGCCGGTGTCATAGACGCGCCGGCCCGGCCAGTCGGTGGCCGCCGGCTTGGGCGGCAGCGCGGGCAGCGTCCCGCTCAGCCACTCCCGCAGCCGTGCCCGGAAGTCCTCTTCCTCTTCGGTGTAGGTGAGATCCACGGACCGCCCCCGTCACTTGTCGAGGTCGAGGTCGAGCATGCGGATGGCGTTGCCGCGCATCAGCTTGTAGATCGTCTCGTCGTCGAGGCCCTTCACGTGGTCGAGGGCGACCTCCTTGGTGTTCGGGAAGGTCGAGTCGACGTGCGGGTAGTCGGTCTCGAAGGTCGCGTTGTCCCGGCCGACGACGTCGAGCGAGGCGACGCCGTGCTTGTCGCGGAAGAAGCAGCAGAACATCTGCCGGTAGTAGTACGTGGACGGCGGCTCGGGGATCAGGTCGCGCACCCCGCCCCAGGCGCGGTGCTCCTCCCACACGTCGTCGGCGCGCTCCAGGGCGTACGGGATCCAGCCCATCTGGCCCTCGCTGTAGGCGAGCTTGAGCCGCGGGAACTTGACGAGGACGCCGCTGAACAGGAAGTCCATCATCGAGGCCATCGCGTTGTTGAAGCTGAGCGAGGCCTGGACGGCGGGCGGGGCGTCGGGGGACGCGGCGGGCATCTGGGACGAGGACCCGATGTGCATGTTCACGACGGTGCCGGTCTCCTGGCACACGGCGAAGAACGGGTCCCAGTACCCGGAGTGGATGGACGGCAGGCCGAGGTAGGTCGGGATCTCGGAGAAGGTGACGGCGCGCACGCCGCGGGCCGCGTTGCGGCGGATCTCGGCGACGGCGAGGTCGATGTCCCACAGCGGGATGATGCACAGCGGGATGAGGCGGCCGCCGCTGTCGCCGCACCACTCCTCGACCATCCAGTCGTTGTAGGCGCGCACGCAGGCGAGCGCGACCTCCTTGTCCTTGGCCTCGGCGAAGGTCTGCCCGCAGAAGCGCGGGAAGGTCGGGAAGCAGAGGCTGGCCTCGACGTGGTTGAGGTCCATGTCCGCGAGCCGCGCCTTCGGGTCCCAGCAGCCGCGCCGCATCTCGGCCCGGGTGATGCCCTCCAGGGTCATGTCGTCCCGGTCGAAGCCGACGGCCGCGATGTTGCGCTTGTACGGGAACTTCAGGTCCTCGTAGATCCACCAGTCGGTGGGCGGGCCGTCGGGGTCCATCGTGATCTGGTACTTGCCGGCGACGTACGCGAGCTCCCCGATGCCGGCGGTGAGCGGCTTCGGGCCGCGGTCCCGGTACTTCGCCGGCAGCCAGGTCTCGAAGAGATGGGCCGGTTCGATCACATGGTCGTCGACACTGACGATGCGCGGCAGTTCCGTCATGGAAAACCCCTCAGCTCCGGTGGCCCGCTGGCCCGATATCTGATGACCCGTCAGATGGAAGGCTAGCCCCGCACCCCTGGACCGACAAGAAGCACGGGCTTACGCTCTGCCCCGTATCTGACTCACCGTCAGCTCAAGGCCGGCGGGCCGGTCGCTCCGGTTCTCGCTCTCGCTCTCGTTCCCGTTCGCGTTCGTAGGGGGTCACCGCACATGACGGACACCGCACACGACCTGGGCGCCAGCCGCACCCTGTGGGAGCTGGTCGAGCGCCGCGCCGCCCTCACCCCCGACCGGCCCGTCCTGCTCCAGGGCGACCGCACACTGACGTTCGGGCAGCTCAGGGACCGTGCCGAGCGCGTCGCAGCCGGCCTGTACGAACGCGGCGTACGCCCCGGCAGCGTCGTCGCCTGGCAGTTGCCCACCCGCATCGAGACGGCCCTGCTCTCCTTCGCCCTGGCCCGTCTCGGAGCCGTCCAGAGCCCGGTCATCCCCTTCTACCGGGACCGTGAGGTCGGCTTCGCGCTGCGCGAGTCGGGCGCCGAGTTCTTCGCGACGCCCGGCACGTGGCGGGGCTTCGACCACACGGCGATGGCGCACCGGCTCGGCGCGCGCGGCGTCTTCGAGGCCTACGAGGACCTGCCCGAGGCCGACCCCGCGGTCCTGCCACCGCCGCCCGCCGACGGCACGACCGTCCGCTGGATCTACTGGACCTCCGGCACGACCTCCGACCCCAAGGGCGTCCTGCACACCGACCGCTCCCTCGTCGCCGGCGGCTCCTGCCTCGCCCACGCCCTGCACCTCACCGAGTCCGACGTCGGCTCGATGGCGTTCCCGTACGCGCACATAGCGGGCCCGGACTACACGGTGATGCTGCTCCTGTACGGCTTCCCGGCCGTCATGTTCGAGCAGTTCGCGCTGCCGGAGGCGCTGGACGAGTACCGCCGCCACGGCGTGACCGTCGCCGGTGGCTCGACGGCGTTCTACTCCATGTTCCTGACGGAGCAGCGCAAGGCGCCGGCCGAGAAACTGATCCCGACCCTCCGCCTCCTGGCGGGCGGTGGCGCCCCCAAGCCCCCCGAGATCTACCACTCCGTGATCCGCGAGATGAACGTCCAGCTCACGCACGGGTACGGCATGACCGAGGTCCCGATGATCACGATGGGCGCCCCCGACGACACGGCCGACAACCTGGCCACCACCGAAGGCCGCCCGCCGGCGGGCATGTCGATCCGGATCGTCGACACGGACGGCAAGGAGGTGCCCGCCGGGGTCGACGGCGAGGTCCGGCTGCGCGGCGAAGCCGTCTGCCAGGGGTACCTGGACCCGGCACAGACGGCGGAGGCGTTCGACGCGGACGGCTACCTGATCACGGGCGACCTGGGCCACGTCCTGCCCACCGGCCACCTCGTCCTCACCGGCCGCGCGAAGGACATCATCATCCGCAAGGGCGAGAACATCTCCGCCAAGGAGATCGAGGACCTCCTCCACGCCCACCCCGCCGTCCAGGACGCGGCCGTCATCGGCCTCCCCGACCCCGAACGCGGCGAACGCGTCTGCGCCGTCCTCGAACTCCGCCCCGGCACCCCCGAACCCACCCTCCCCGACCTGACGGCCTACCTACGCGCCGAGGGCCTCTCCACCTTCAAACTCCCCGAACAACTGGAAATCCTCCCGACCCTCCCCCGCAACGAAACCCTCCGCAAAACCCTCAAGTACAAGCTGAGGGAACAGTTCACGTCCTGACCCCGGCGCTCCGCGTGTCTCAGGGGGCGGGGCCCGGGGCGCGCACGTAGTGCGCCTTCAGGGGCGCGGGCCCGTACCCATCAGCGACTCCGTCGCGGGGTCGCGAGCGGCAAGCCCCTGGAGCGCGCGAAGTGCGCCTTCAGGGGCGCGGGGAACTGCGCGAGCAACCACGACGAGACGTGTGCCCGGCGACGAAGCGGCCGGAGCTACGGCGGCGGCGCCGTACCGCAGGACCACCGCATCGCACCCCCGGCGCCGGGTATTGCCCGAGGCCGGGCGCCGGGCCGACGCCCCCGGAGGGGGCGGGTGGTGGGAGAAGGGCTGAGGCCAGGGACCCGTAGCAGCACGGGCCGGATCCGAAGCAGGGTGACCAACACGCCCCTAGGGCGCACGAAGTGCGCCTTCCAGGGGCGCGGGGAACTGCGCGAGCAACCACGACGAGACGGGCGCCCGGCGACGAAGCTGCCGGAGCTACGGCGCGGAGGCCCGATTACTCGGGGACCGTGAAGTAGCGGGCGAACCCACCCACCGCCTCGTCCTCCGAGATCCGCCCGTCCCCATCGGCATCGAGCACCGCAACCGCCGCCGAGGCGACCCCCGCCTCGACCCCCAGCACCTTCAGCACCCGCTCCGCGTCCGCAGGGGCCA
This window harbors:
- a CDS encoding MFS transporter, with product MTTTTQNSAAPGRAASGGGSAPFWAWAVAAVTFVTIIGAAAFASLPGLLIEPLHAEFGWSRGTIGFAVSVNLALYGITAPFAAALMDRFGIRRVVAVALTVIAAGSLLTVWMTAAWQLVLCWGVLVGLGSGSMALAFAATVTNRWFVARRGLVTGILTAAGASGQLVFLPLLSWIVTRHDWRPAAVTVALAALAVVPFVWLLLRDHPADVGVKPYGAEAFVPKPEPVRGAARRAVGVLARAARTGPFWLLAGTFAICGASTNGLVKTHFVPAAHDHHMPVTAAASLLAVIGVFDVVGTIASGWFTDRFSARRLLAVYYALRGVSLLFLPILLAPSVHPPMLFFIVFYGLDWVATVPPTIALCREHYGEDSAIVFGWVLASHQVGAAVVAFLGGVARDVFGSYDVVWYASGALCAVAALMALVIRRGAGAGAEARAA
- a CDS encoding acyl-CoA dehydrogenase family protein, with the protein product MEFGFGDGDEAFRREARGWLEEHLVGRFTAAVGRGGPGSEHEGGAERRAWERELGEGGWIGLGWSEPGYGNRVASLTEQVVWAEEYARVRAPGRYGHIGENLLAPTLLAYGTEEQRRRYLPPIARGEELWCQGYSEPGAGSDLASLRTSAVRDGDGRWRVTGQKVWTSLAHEADWCFVLARTEPGSRRHHGLSFLLVPMDQPGHIDVRPIRQLTGTSEFNEVFFDGALAEDLVGEEGGGWRVAMGLLGFERGVSTLAQQIGFAEELREVTRTAVKSGAVDDPVLAERLVRLWAELRTMRWHALRTLGGADDAGAAGAPSAAKLLWGGWHQRLGELALRVRGPAAAVGPADWSPERPYELDAQQRLFLFTRADTIYGGSDEIQRNIIAERVLGLPKERP
- a CDS encoding cyclase family protein; amino-acid sequence: MPLPAEFHDIAKRVNNWGRWGEADEIGTLNLVTDEVVRAAAAEVRTGRRVPLALPLKEDGVQSGLIPGRINPFHTMVQINHEIFGPETVATSDDAVTMGLQAATHWDALTHVSHSGRIYNGRPAGSITAHHGSEFSGIDKIPHIVSRGVLLDVAAAKGVDRLPGDHAVTPQDLDEAAEFGRVTVRSGDIVLVRTGQIQVYLAGDKHGYGYPSPGLSVHTPEWFHARDVAAVANDTLTFEIFPPEIENLWLPVHALDLVEMGMLQGQNWNLESLSTACGEVGRHSFLLTAMPEPFQGATGTPVAPVAVF
- a CDS encoding ATP-binding protein, producing the protein MQVLQVQLEVGADPAEVGRARRWARSRLAGSGIEADEPVAETLILLVSELVTNAVVHTGRPAVLRLALPAGADGTGVVRVEVADVSSRPPAPRHAEGSETNGRGLELVDVLADRWGWRPEGAGKSIWVELERVPVAGASLGGGTVVGASA
- a CDS encoding SDR family oxidoreductase, translated to MGNFLAGKVVAVTGAGRGIGRAVALACAEQGAKVIVNDYGVSIEGGEPTSEVALGVVKEIEAAGGSAVAVADDVSTMAGGQRIVDVAIEEYGRLDGVVCVAGILRERMLFNMSEQEWDPVVATHLKGTFTVFRAASAVMRKQGTGTLIGFTSGNHQGSVAQANYSAAKGGIISLVRSAALGLNKYGVTANAVAPVARTRMSANVPMELKEIGEPEDVAALVVYLLSERAREEKITGQVYTVAGPKIAVWAQPRELRAGYADGPWTPEKIADFLPGTVGTDPMPMLAKLEEMARAAAAKERPNQ
- a CDS encoding Zn-dependent alcohol dehydrogenase, which encodes MRGVVFDGEQALVVDDLEVRDPGPGEVLVKVAAAGLCHSDLSVIDGTIPFPRPVVLGHEGAGVVEAVGAGVTHVEPGDHVSLSTLANCGACAECDRGRPTMCRKAIGMPGKPFSRGDRKLFQFASNSAFAERTVVKAVQAVKIPEEIPLTSAALIGCGVLTGVGAVLNRARVDRGDSVVVIGTGGVGLNVLQGARIAGALKIVAVDTNPAKEEVARQFGATEFLTDLAKVRDVLPDGADHVFECVGHVALIRAAIDLLDRHGQAVLLGMPAADAEATFVPAQLFLDKSVLGCRYGSSRPQRDIRLYADLYAEGRLLLDELVTRTYPVEDFAKAVEDAEAGRVARGVLTF
- a CDS encoding GlxA family transcriptional regulator — protein: MTADRHRVVVLALDGVIPFELGIPQRIFGRARTAAGEPLYEVLTCGVRGPGPVMTDADFAILVEHGPQALASADTVIVPASYELGPVYEEGRLTPELSAALAHVRPGTRMVSICTGSWVLAAAGLLDGRPATTHWADAEAFQRMFPAVRVDADVLFVDDGDVLTSAGVAAGIDLCLHLVRRDHGAAVANDVARRTVVPPHRDGGQAQYVHRPVPEPGLASTTAARAWALARLHEPIQLRDMAEQESMSVRTFTRRFREEVGVSPGQWLTGQRVERARHLLETSDLGIDQVARESGFGTAQSMRQHLQAALGVTPTAYRRTFHRSAERGGGGHLLGR